A genomic region of uncultured Paludibaculum sp. contains the following coding sequences:
- a CDS encoding glycosyltransferase → MPNLQVPLAAPARTPRTLWIELTSKCAFDCIFCSRKLRRGPGRHFPFAEFEKLMRSLVDPRRLVLNYSGESTYYPDLLPAIALARSVGAYVELVTVLSPLGDDMLKPLSESGLNRLTVSVHATQPDLYSEIYRHGSFAAVAAKLESLLAHCRSVAHPPLVDLAFVAMDRNLTELPKVTALAQSLGLGDVLIFPVMRRDPIPEAFLVEVDATGGLRPDFRSRLVQELDTTRESYPDVRLTMCNPLLTADPPCLGEVPISYPWPLPPGAAIHNCEQNPWETAHVLSNGDIVACEVSDRQPLGNLFEQSMEEIWNGPLYRRFREQYHGGGIPECRACVWKTAYVPTELRPAIVAARGDNPQLIHGWHAGEGDEHIWSTQRATAVLASVADAGSLHVSGLLPPASNGGTNELEIRCAGDVVGVVTNPFAEMMPFGLDFPTPSPQPSPLPIEFRTTQVYRPSEQGTGADQRDLGFALVLLASKPKVDPELHARRRLALRPLEERIRQIDRWARIIAHLSPPHRTVPPPAGNPGLSVLIPERDSVASLETCLQSLQCAVSHLAEPVQVIVVVNGTPTGAYDALQALHPQAEWQFHERPLGFSQAVASGLRLARHDWVYLLNNDTRLDPNALSLAAAHRDPGTFAIASQIFLEDTTRFREETNWCDLADENGLVTLADRIPRSTQTVDSFYAGGGASLFQRQLLARFVDPEAYPDFYWEDVEWGWRARKLGYRILFCAGSVVHHTQGASVKRFFSPAQVEAMWARNRALLQLRNWTTAGQLDSVLEFLASAPESVAQSFQNSRTLSLIARGRLWNHRCAVSDEEVLGTWKRSISTC, encoded by the coding sequence ATGCCGAATCTTCAGGTCCCATTAGCCGCGCCGGCGCGCACGCCCAGGACTCTTTGGATCGAACTCACATCCAAATGCGCGTTCGATTGCATATTCTGTTCCCGGAAGTTGAGACGGGGCCCCGGCCGCCATTTCCCCTTCGCTGAGTTCGAGAAGCTGATGCGGTCTCTCGTCGATCCGCGCCGGCTGGTGCTCAACTATTCCGGAGAATCCACTTATTATCCAGACCTTTTGCCTGCTATAGCACTGGCGCGATCCGTCGGCGCCTATGTCGAATTGGTCACCGTGCTCAGCCCATTGGGCGACGACATGCTCAAGCCGCTCTCCGAAAGCGGACTCAATCGCCTGACGGTTTCCGTGCACGCGACTCAGCCCGACCTGTACTCCGAGATCTACCGCCACGGCTCCTTCGCGGCGGTGGCCGCGAAACTCGAAAGCCTCCTGGCCCACTGCCGGTCCGTGGCTCACCCCCCGCTGGTCGACCTCGCCTTCGTCGCCATGGATCGCAACCTGACGGAACTGCCAAAGGTGACCGCTCTCGCCCAGTCCCTCGGCCTCGGCGACGTTCTCATCTTCCCGGTCATGCGCCGGGACCCCATCCCCGAAGCGTTCCTCGTCGAAGTCGATGCCACGGGCGGCCTTCGCCCGGACTTCCGGTCCCGCCTCGTCCAGGAGTTGGACACCACGCGGGAATCCTATCCCGATGTCCGGCTCACCATGTGCAATCCGCTACTCACCGCCGATCCGCCGTGTCTCGGAGAAGTGCCCATCTCCTATCCCTGGCCGCTGCCCCCCGGTGCGGCCATCCACAACTGCGAACAGAATCCTTGGGAGACCGCGCACGTCCTCTCGAACGGCGACATAGTCGCTTGCGAGGTGTCAGACCGCCAGCCGTTGGGCAATCTCTTCGAACAATCCATGGAGGAGATCTGGAACGGCCCGCTCTACCGCCGCTTCCGTGAGCAGTACCATGGCGGCGGAATCCCCGAATGCCGCGCCTGCGTGTGGAAGACCGCCTACGTGCCCACCGAGCTGCGGCCCGCCATTGTCGCGGCCCGCGGGGACAACCCGCAGTTGATCCACGGTTGGCACGCCGGAGAAGGCGACGAGCATATCTGGTCCACTCAGCGGGCCACGGCCGTCCTGGCCTCCGTCGCCGACGCCGGATCCCTTCATGTCTCTGGGCTTCTTCCCCCCGCGTCCAATGGCGGGACCAACGAATTGGAGATCCGCTGCGCCGGCGATGTAGTCGGCGTAGTCACAAACCCCTTTGCCGAGATGATGCCCTTTGGCCTCGATTTCCCGACGCCCTCCCCCCAGCCCAGCCCATTGCCCATCGAGTTCCGAACCACGCAAGTCTATCGCCCCAGTGAGCAGGGCACCGGCGCGGACCAGCGCGATCTCGGTTTCGCCCTGGTCCTGCTCGCCTCCAAGCCGAAGGTCGATCCCGAACTACACGCGCGGCGGCGGCTCGCCCTACGTCCTCTCGAAGAACGCATCCGCCAGATCGATCGATGGGCGCGTATCATCGCCCACTTGTCCCCGCCGCACAGAACCGTTCCTCCGCCCGCCGGCAACCCCGGCCTCAGTGTGCTCATTCCTGAGCGGGACAGCGTGGCCTCCCTGGAAACATGCCTCCAAAGCCTGCAATGTGCCGTGTCCCACCTGGCCGAGCCCGTGCAGGTGATTGTCGTGGTGAACGGAACGCCCACTGGCGCGTACGACGCCCTGCAAGCCCTCCACCCACAAGCCGAGTGGCAGTTTCACGAACGGCCTCTGGGCTTTTCGCAGGCCGTCGCTTCGGGCCTCCGCCTGGCCCGGCACGACTGGGTGTACTTGCTGAACAACGACACCCGCCTCGATCCCAACGCCCTTTCCTTGGCCGCCGCCCATCGCGACCCCGGCACCTTTGCCATCGCCTCGCAGATCTTCCTGGAAGACACGACCCGCTTCCGCGAAGAGACCAATTGGTGTGACCTCGCGGACGAGAACGGGCTGGTCACGCTCGCTGACCGCATTCCTCGGTCCACCCAAACGGTGGACAGCTTCTATGCCGGGGGCGGTGCCTCACTCTTCCAGCGCCAGCTCCTGGCCCGGTTCGTTGATCCCGAGGCCTACCCGGACTTCTACTGGGAGGACGTCGAATGGGGCTGGCGCGCCCGCAAGCTCGGCTACCGAATCCTGTTCTGCGCCGGCTCGGTCGTGCACCATACCCAAGGCGCTAGCGTGAAGAGATTCTTCTCCCCCGCCCAGGTGGAGGCGATGTGGGCCCGCAACCGCGCCCTGCTCCAGCTAAGGAACTGGACCACCGCCGGCCAACTCGACAGCGTCCTGGAGTTTCTGGCCTCCGCGCCGGAATCGGTTGCACAGTCATTCCAGAACAGCCGCACCCTGTCGCTCATCGCCCGAGGCCGGCTGTGGAACCACCGGTGCGCGGTCTCCGACGAGGAGGTCCTGGGCACATGGAAACGCTCTATCTCGACTTGCTAA
- a CDS encoding helix-turn-helix domain-containing protein: MMLRLARARELVENASRSALEIALDAGFKTPSHFAARLREEFGVTPRAARAGVGRWDGGLGI, encoded by the coding sequence ATGATGCTGCGGCTGGCCAGAGCCCGCGAACTCGTGGAGAACGCGTCGCGCTCGGCCCTGGAGATCGCGCTCGACGCCGGATTCAAGACACCGAGTCATTTCGCGGCGCGGCTTCGCGAGGAGTTCGGGGTGACGCCGAGGGCGGCGCGGGCGGGTGTTGGGCGGTGGGACGGCGGACTAGGGATATAG
- a CDS encoding J domain-containing protein, which yields MTATDPYQVLGIEQTASDEEIRAAYLRMIQEHPPDRDPVMFERVRDAYAELRDPRETTRRRLFGGPAVLPLKQLLDGHAPERRFTGPKAWLAVLNEK from the coding sequence ATGACAGCGACCGATCCGTACCAGGTGCTCGGAATTGAGCAGACGGCGTCCGACGAAGAGATCCGCGCCGCCTATCTACGCATGATCCAGGAACATCCACCGGACCGCGATCCGGTCATGTTCGAACGAGTGCGTGATGCGTATGCGGAACTGCGCGACCCGAGAGAGACCACGCGGCGACGGCTATTCGGCGGCCCCGCGGTGCTCCCACTCAAGCAACTCCTGGATGGGCACGCCCCGGAACGCCGATTCACTGGCCCGAAAGCGTGGCTGGCGGTATTGAACGAAAAATGA
- the grpE gene encoding nucleotide exchange factor GrpE — protein sequence MSQPDRELILSRFTDWLDLALTREGAPPGIPEELLDASAGAPETDLYAVQAALTALTQEVRLQGRSFKQLSETVAPISEMAPALNSAAGQARREARSEVLDLLLDLRDRLLRGEETARASAATLVVPRRWWHRKEGPDSGAVVAALREGYLLTLGRLEEALVTFGVSEIECTGRPFDSSIMHAVGIEETESMEDGTVVSVLRRGYEWDGVVYRPADVRVARRPDAKREQSNG from the coding sequence ATGAGCCAACCTGATCGTGAGTTGATTCTCAGCCGCTTTACCGATTGGCTGGACCTGGCATTGACGCGCGAAGGCGCGCCGCCCGGCATCCCGGAGGAATTACTGGACGCATCGGCCGGCGCTCCGGAAACCGATCTTTACGCGGTGCAGGCGGCGCTGACCGCCCTGACGCAGGAGGTGAGGCTCCAGGGTCGAAGCTTCAAGCAACTGAGCGAGACCGTGGCACCCATCTCGGAGATGGCTCCAGCTCTGAACTCGGCGGCCGGGCAGGCGCGTCGTGAGGCACGCAGCGAAGTACTGGACCTGCTGCTCGACCTGCGCGACCGTCTGCTGCGCGGTGAAGAGACTGCTCGCGCCAGCGCGGCCACCCTGGTTGTGCCGCGCCGCTGGTGGCATCGCAAAGAGGGCCCGGACTCCGGGGCCGTGGTGGCGGCGCTGAGGGAAGGATACCTACTTACACTCGGCCGGCTGGAGGAAGCGCTGGTCACTTTTGGAGTCAGTGAAATTGAGTGCACGGGCCGGCCGTTCGATTCGAGTATCATGCATGCCGTAGGCATTGAGGAGACGGAGAGCATGGAGGACGGGACGGTGGTCTCCGTGTTGCGGCGCGGCTACGAATGGGATGGAGTGGTCTATCGGCCAGCCGATGTGCGCGTGGCGCGGCGGCCCGACGCGAAGAGGGAGCAATCCAATGGCTGA